In Lapillicoccus jejuensis, the DNA window GCATGAAGACCTCGCGGACGACCGAGGTGATGATCGGCAGGACCATGAGCGAGACGACCAGCCCGGCGAAGAAGTAGGACGAGATCAACGGCTTGTCGGCCTCGACCCGGAAGAGCGGGATGAAGCCCAGGTGCGTCGAGAGGAAGCGCGCGACGGGCTCGAGGTACGGCGTGAGGAACGCGAAGCCCCACAGGCCGTAGAGGAGCGAGGGCAGCGCGGCCAGCAGGTCGAGCAGGCCCATCATCGTCGAGCGGACCCGGCCCTGCGCGACGTCGGTGATGAACAGGGCGGTGCACACGCTGACCGGCACCGCGATGAGGACGGCGATGAGGGCGACGACGACGGTGCCGACGAGCAGCCCGAGGACGCCGAGGACCGGGGGGTTCCCCACGACGCTGAACTCGACCGTCGTGAAGAAGCTCCAGCCGCGCGCCTCGAGCGCCGGCCACGCCTCACGGACGAGGAAGACCGCGATGAGGGTGAGCAGGAGCAGGACGACGAGCCCCGACGTCGTCGTCGCGCCCGTGAAGGCGCGGTCGACCGCGGACGGGGTGTCGGTCGGGCGCCGGCCCCGCAGGGGTCGGCGTTCGGGCGCGCTGGAGCGCAGCGGAGTGGCGGCCACGGGCAGCGAGTGTCTGGACGTCCCGTGTACGTCCGGTCGGGCGGGAGGTGAACGCCAGACGACGCGGATCCGTCCGCGCGGCAACGACGTTCGGCATTGTCCGTTCTGTGACGATGACCGGCCGTGGATCGGCTTGACCCCGCCTGAGAGCGGGCCGCACGATGTCCGCGGTCACCCGGTCCGTGGGGACGTCACCGGCCCTGACCCTGACTCCTGGAAGGGATCCCATGTCGTCTCGCGGTGCCCTCCGTCGCGCGCGCCCGCGCACGCCCCGCACCATCGCCGGTGTCCTCGTCACCCTCCTGCTCGGGGCGGTCGTCGCCGCGACCGGCGCGCCGGTCGCCGCGGCGCCGGCTGCCGCCGCACCGGCCGCGACCTCCGCCACGACGCTCACGCTGAAGGACCCGAACAGCGCGGTCACCCTCGAGGTCACCCCCGGTGACCCGACGGCCTACCGCCAGGGCGACGTCGTCCACCTGCGGTTCGCCGGCATCCCGGCGGGCGGCTACGTCAACGCGCTCGGGACCTGCCCGGCCTCCGGGCTCCCGGGGGTCAGCGTCAAGGAGCTCGACCGCAAGGGCAAGACCCTGCTCAACCCCGGTCGGCTGTTCAACCTGTGCAACAAGCACCTGCCGACCAACCTGCCGGGGAGCACGGACCCGACCGGGGGCGAGAGCCCCGGGCTGTCGACCGCGCTGGCCAACGTGTACCCGCGCACCGACGGCACCCTCGACGTCGACTTCCGGGTCGGGTCCGGCGACCAGGTGGAGGCCGACGCCCCGATCGGTTACCTCAACAACTACCTGCAGGTGGAGCCGGCGCTGCCCAAGCTGGTCTGCGACGCGACCCACGGGTGCGTCATCGGCTTCTCCGTCAACGTCTCGGGCGCGACCACCCACTGGTCGGACCTGACCAGCCTGACCATCGCGCCCGGCAAGCCCGCGGGCACGGACACTGGTGCCTGCACCGGGCTGGACCCGAAGC includes these proteins:
- the pstC gene encoding phosphate ABC transporter permease subunit PstC — protein: MAATPLRSSAPERRPLRGRRPTDTPSAVDRAFTGATTTSGLVVLLLLTLIAVFLVREAWPALEARGWSFFTTVEFSVVGNPPVLGVLGLLVGTVVVALIAVLIAVPVSVCTALFITDVAQGRVRSTMMGLLDLLAALPSLLYGLWGFAFLTPYLEPVARFLSTHLGFIPLFRVEADKPLISSYFFAGLVVSLMVLPIITSVVREVFMQVPPGEKEAALALGSTRWDMLRTVVVPFGRGGIIGGSMLGLGRALGETIAVSLLLPQSPISVVHVFQYGGSTIAGFIAVNTGASGLALSGLLAAGLVLFAFTLTTNFVASLIISRSRSGAGVDA